The proteins below come from a single Miscanthus floridulus cultivar M001 chromosome 1, ASM1932011v1, whole genome shotgun sequence genomic window:
- the LOC136537122 gene encoding fe(2+) transport protein 2-like, which translates to MRALVRGPAVAPLLSSDRRCALALDYVAREERETEREEEDPNDLGFPGESAIVGTCGGPEEPQAPPVDGGACGGPAVGGKCHSVATALRLKLIAIASILLASVIGVCLPLFSRSVSALRPGGNAFVIVKAFASGVILGTGYVHVLPDSFNDLGSPCLPRRPWAEFPFMGFVAMLAALVTLMVDSIMLSFHSRGYRGKGRASVARHGHDSCPPQVHCHGHGHLEMSEARPEATDKVEEDVEAGKVQLSRNRVIAQVLEMGIVVHSVVIGLGMCTSQNVCTIRPLVAALCFHQLFEGMGLGGYILQTEYGARMKSGLVFFFATTTPFGIAVGLALTKVYSDTSPTALIVVGLLNAASVGLLHYMALVDLLGADFMGPKLQSSVRLQMVSFLAVLLGAGGMSVMAMWA; encoded by the exons ATGCGCGCGCTGGTGAGGGGGCCTGCGGTGGCGCCATTACTTTCCTCCGACCGTCGCTGCGCTCTGGCCCTCGACTACGTcgcgagagaggagagggagacagagagagaagaGGAAGACCCGAATGACCTAGGGTTTCCGGGGGAGTCAGCCATCGTCG GCACATGCGGTGGTCCGGAGGAGCCTCAAGCACCGCCCGTCGATGGCGGCGCATGCGGTGGTCCGGCCGTCGGGGGCAAATGCCACAGCGTCGCTACCGCGTTGCGCCTGAAGCTGATCGCCATCGCATCGATCCTCCTCGCCAGCGTTATCGGCGTGTGCCTGCCGCTCTTCTCCCGCTCTGTGTCGGCGCTCCGCCCTGGCGGCAACGCCTTCGTCATCGTCAAGGCCTTCGCGTCGGGGGTCATCCTCGGCACCGGCTACGTGCATGTGCTGCCGGACTCCTTCAACGACCTCGGCTCGCCCTGCCTGCCCCGGAGGCCCTGGGCAGAGTTCCCGTTCATGGGATTTGTCGCGATGCTCGCCGCCTTGGTCACGCTCATGGTGGACTCGATCATGCTCTCGTTCCACAGCCGGGGTTACAGGGGCAAGGGAAGGGCTTCGGTCGCACGCCATGGCCATGACAGCTGCCCTCCGCAGGTGCACTGTCACGGTCACGGGCATCTAGAGATGAGTGAGGCGAGGCCGGAGGCCAcggacaaggtggaggaggacGTGGAGGCCGGCAAGGTGCAGCTGAGCAGGAACCGTGTCATTGCTCAG GTCCTAGAGATGGGCATCGTGGTGCACTCGGTGGTGATCGGCCTCGGCATGTGCACGTCGCAGAACGTGTGCACGATCCGTCCCCTCGTGGCGGCGCTCTGCTTCCACCAGCTCTTCGAGGGCATGGGCCTCGGCGGCTACATCTTGCAGACCGAGTACGGCGCCAGGATGAAGTCAGGGCTGGTCTTCTTCTTCGCCACGACGACGCCGTTCGGGATCGCGGTGGGGCTAGCGCTCACCAAGGTGTATAGTGACACCAGCCCGACGGCGCTGATCGTCGTTGGGCTTCTCAACGCGGCCTCAGTGGGGCTGCTCCACTACATGGCGCTCGTCGACCTCCTTGGCGCGGACTTCATGGGGCCCAAGCTGCAGAGCAGCGTCAGGCTCCAGATGGTCTCCTTCCTGGCCGTGCTCCTCGGCGCCGGCGGCATGTCCGTCATGGCCATGTGGGCGTGA
- the LOC136479657 gene encoding single myb histone 6, whose translation MGAPKQRWTSEEEAALRAGIARHGVGKWRTILKDPEFSSTLCYRSNVDLKDKWRNMNVIVSTSSSRDKAKTAVKRARTTPKNNEHTMAISRVTSDIDDEIIDEKPIASLPSEAKNTSNSKKSHSRLDNIIMEAIKNLNEPTGSHRTTIANYIEEQYWPPSDFDHLLSAKLKDLSTSGKLIKVNRKYRIAPSSPNSEGRSPKMLLLEDVQREPVKIWSDDSKTLTRSQIDAELARMSTMTAEEASVAAAHAVAEAEAIMAEAEAAAKEAEAAEAEAQAAQAFAEAAFLTLKNKNAAKLMV comes from the exons ATGGGGGCTCCAAAACAAAGATGGACTTCTGAGGAAGAGGCTGCTCTTAGAGCTGGAATAGCAAGGCATGGAGTTGGAAAATGGCGCACAATATTGAAAGATCCAGAATTTAGTTCCACTTTGTGCTACCGCTCAAATGTTGATCTCAAG GACAAATGGCGAAACATGAATGTAATTGTCAGTACATCAAGTTCTCGTGACAAGGCGAAGACTGCAGTGAAGAGAGCCCGAACTACTCCCAAGAATAACGAACACACCATGGCAATCAGCAGAGTTACTTCTGATATTGATGATGAGATTATTGACGAAAAGCCTATAGCATCATTGCCTAGTGAAGCAAAGAACACATCAAATTCGAAGAAATCTCACTCAAG GCTAGATAATATTATAATGGAGGCTATAAAGAATTTAAATGAGCCTACGGGGTCACACAGAACTACTATTGCTAATTACATAGAG GAGCAATATTGGCCACCTAGTGATTTTGATCACTTACTATCTGCAAAACTGAAGGACTTGTCGACCAGTGGCAAATTGATAAAG GTGAATCGGAAGTACAGGATAGCACCTAGTTCACCCAATTCAGAGGGCCGAAGCCCCAAAATGCTGCTGTTGGAAGATGTGCAAAGAGAGCCTGTCAAGATATGGAGCGATGATAGTAAAACCCTTACCAGATCTCAAATTGATGCTGAATTGGCACGTATGTCAACAATGACTGCTGAGGAAGCTTCAGTGGCTGCAGCTCATGCAGTTGCTGAAGCAGAGGCCATCATGGCAGAAGCTGAAGCTGCAGCGAAAGAAGCAGAGGCTGCAGAAGCAGAAGCCCAAGCTGCACAAGCATTTGCTGAAGCAGCATTTTTGACATTGAAGAACAAAAATGCTGCAAAACTG ATGGTCTAA